In Micrococcus luteus NCTC 2665, a single window of DNA contains:
- a CDS encoding DedA family protein — MMAWIDGLPLLWSIGFFWMLAILRTLIVFSLGRGLASGAERARWFAQVMEGPVYVRAQRFIRRHGMWAVPFCYLTVGIQTAVIGSAGVARMPWRGFLPAAALGTFLWGVVYGTVGMAVVWAVIGAALGEGRGVLALAAILAAVAAFVVWRRRRTLRLHGAARRRRP; from the coding sequence ATGATGGCGTGGATCGACGGGCTGCCGCTGCTGTGGTCCATCGGATTCTTCTGGATGCTGGCGATCCTGCGCACCCTGATCGTGTTCTCGCTCGGGCGGGGGCTGGCCTCCGGCGCCGAGCGGGCCCGGTGGTTCGCCCAGGTCATGGAGGGCCCCGTGTACGTCCGCGCCCAGCGGTTCATCCGCCGTCACGGCATGTGGGCCGTCCCGTTCTGCTACCTCACCGTGGGCATCCAGACGGCGGTGATCGGCTCCGCCGGCGTCGCCCGCATGCCGTGGCGGGGGTTCCTGCCCGCCGCCGCGCTCGGCACGTTCCTGTGGGGCGTGGTGTACGGGACCGTGGGCATGGCCGTGGTGTGGGCCGTGATCGGCGCCGCCCTGGGCGAGGGCCGCGGCGTCCTCGCGCTCGCGGCGATCCTCGCGGCCGTGGCCGCGTTCGTGGTGTGGCGCCGCCGCCGCACGCTGCGCCTGCACGGGGCGGCCCGCCGTCGTCGTCCGTGA
- a CDS encoding HpcH/HpaI aldolase/citrate lyase family protein, with protein sequence MPVRNRRAAALPAKLSRSWLLVNAATPDAFAPALASEADSVIFDLEAAVPEEQKDAARQHVVDALSGGMTAWVRISATSTAHWQRDLEALAGLDGVRGVVLAETEEPEQVTFTAMRLRAGTPVIALLESALGIENATAVAKAPGTFRLAFGVNDFRKDVGVGEDPLAMAYARSRMVIASRVGGLPGAIDGPPGNTDGEDAVIRSCAVTASMGMTGRLVLNPDQVDWVNRAMSPSEDELAWARDLLEKHAQGAAVGDGSYLPRVLRAQKIADLADSYGLWNA encoded by the coding sequence ATGCCCGTGAGGAACCGTCGCGCCGCCGCCCTGCCCGCCAAGCTCAGCCGCTCCTGGCTGCTGGTCAACGCGGCCACCCCCGACGCGTTCGCCCCCGCCCTGGCCTCCGAGGCCGACTCCGTCATCTTCGACCTCGAGGCCGCCGTGCCGGAGGAGCAGAAGGACGCGGCCCGCCAGCACGTCGTGGACGCACTCTCCGGTGGCATGACGGCGTGGGTGCGCATCTCCGCGACCTCCACGGCCCACTGGCAGCGGGACCTCGAGGCGCTCGCGGGCCTCGACGGCGTGCGCGGCGTCGTGCTGGCCGAGACCGAGGAGCCGGAGCAGGTCACGTTCACCGCCATGCGTCTGCGCGCCGGCACCCCGGTGATCGCCCTGTTGGAGTCCGCCCTGGGCATCGAGAACGCCACGGCCGTGGCCAAGGCGCCGGGCACGTTCCGTCTCGCCTTCGGCGTGAACGACTTCCGCAAGGACGTCGGCGTCGGCGAGGACCCGCTGGCCATGGCCTACGCCCGCTCCCGCATGGTGATCGCCTCTCGCGTAGGCGGTCTGCCCGGTGCGATCGACGGACCGCCCGGCAACACGGACGGTGAGGACGCGGTCATCCGCTCCTGCGCCGTCACCGCCTCGATGGGCATGACCGGCCGCCTCGTCCTGAACCCGGATCAGGTGGACTGGGTCAACCGGGCGATGTCCCCGTCCGAGGACGAGCTCGCGTGGGCCCGCGACCTGCTCGAGAAGCATGCTCAGGGCGCCGCCGTCGGCGACGGCTCGTACCTGCCCCGCGTGCTGCGTGCCCAGAAGATCGCGGACCTCGCGGACTCGTACGGGCTCTGGAACGCGTGA
- a CDS encoding GerMN domain-containing protein, with amino-acid sequence MRPTSPSRALRLTGAVAAACLLAGCAVAPDLAEDSASDDGVPLPATEGYQPLTVYLAVAEAEAVPGTSGRPFGCGDLLVPVQTVPTDTEDEADTALDFLFADERGWHGDPSLWNAVFDVRESLIPTGHRREGDVEIFTFTGTVTPEDECTAERIRAQLQATAAAFTSAGQVRLEVDGRDLDDVLGLEPLRLGESVDVPQGDPIPSGEPSDGSGAQTWAPEGESSEDTWAPADPSTWAPVEPSDDTWAPAEESSWGPAEPTQGTWSPGQEPSAP; translated from the coding sequence ATGCGCCCGACCTCCCCTTCCCGAGCCCTGCGGCTCACGGGTGCCGTGGCGGCCGCGTGCCTGCTGGCCGGCTGCGCGGTCGCCCCCGACCTGGCCGAGGACTCGGCGTCCGACGACGGCGTGCCCCTGCCCGCGACGGAGGGGTATCAGCCGCTGACGGTCTACCTCGCCGTCGCCGAGGCGGAGGCGGTCCCGGGGACGAGCGGCCGGCCCTTCGGCTGCGGCGATCTGCTGGTGCCCGTGCAGACCGTGCCGACGGACACCGAGGACGAAGCGGACACCGCCCTGGACTTCCTGTTCGCGGACGAGCGCGGCTGGCACGGCGACCCGTCGCTGTGGAACGCCGTGTTCGACGTGCGCGAGAGCCTCATCCCGACCGGGCACCGCCGCGAGGGCGACGTGGAGATCTTCACCTTCACCGGCACCGTGACGCCGGAGGACGAGTGCACGGCCGAACGGATCCGCGCCCAGCTGCAGGCGACCGCCGCCGCCTTCACGTCAGCGGGACAGGTCCGGCTCGAGGTGGACGGCCGGGACCTCGACGACGTGCTGGGGCTCGAGCCGCTCCGCCTCGGCGAGTCCGTGGACGTCCCGCAGGGGGACCCCATACCGAGTGGGGAGCCGAGCGACGGATCCGGCGCGCAGACGTGGGCGCCGGAGGGCGAGTCGTCGGAGGACACGTGGGCGCCGGCCGACCCCTCGACCTGGGCTCCGGTCGAGCCCTCGGACGACACCTGGGCGCCGGCCGAGGAGTCGTCGTGGGGTCCCGCCGAGCCGACCCAGGGCACGTGGTCCCCCGGTCAGGAGCCGAGCGCCCCCTGA
- a CDS encoding aminotransferase-like domain-containing protein codes for MRNLRDHLSQRAVGVKQSAVRDVFDIAMDPNLVSLAGGNPWLADLPLDELGRIASDLMTRFGTESLQYGPGQGTEEMRAAATAVMAADGIPDADPDLVVITPGSQAAIDTACRAFANPGDVVVVEDPTFVGALTTFTTWQLEAVATGTDDHGLVPAALDETLTRLAAEGRRVAFLYTIPSFANPSGALLPPDRRAEVGAICEKHGVLIVEDNPYGQIAFDGEPVAPIAADHRDNVVHLGTMSKIFSPGVRIGWALVPAALQREFYLCAESAYIHASTYSQMLTTAFVTQLDWQGHVRHVTGLYRERAAALVDAVREHWDPAVEFIPPQGGFFLWATLPAGVDTLEVMHRGIEAGAVFVPGAAFTPVEGKHSTLRLAYSFVAAEKLVEGVRRLAPAVNESIARAR; via the coding sequence GTGCGGAACCTCCGAGATCACCTGTCCCAGCGCGCCGTCGGCGTGAAGCAGTCCGCGGTCCGCGACGTCTTCGACATCGCGATGGACCCGAACCTCGTCTCGCTCGCGGGCGGGAACCCGTGGCTCGCCGACCTGCCCCTCGACGAGCTGGGCCGGATCGCCTCCGACCTGATGACCCGGTTCGGCACGGAGTCCCTGCAGTACGGCCCGGGCCAGGGCACCGAGGAGATGCGTGCCGCCGCGACCGCCGTGATGGCCGCCGACGGCATCCCGGACGCGGACCCCGACCTCGTGGTCATCACCCCCGGCTCGCAGGCCGCGATCGACACCGCCTGCCGGGCGTTCGCGAACCCGGGCGACGTCGTCGTGGTGGAGGACCCCACGTTCGTGGGCGCGTTGACCACCTTCACCACCTGGCAGCTCGAGGCCGTGGCCACGGGCACCGACGACCACGGCCTGGTGCCCGCGGCCCTCGACGAGACCCTGACCCGCCTGGCCGCCGAGGGTCGCCGCGTGGCCTTCCTCTACACGATCCCCTCGTTCGCGAACCCCTCGGGCGCCCTGCTGCCCCCGGACCGCCGCGCCGAGGTGGGCGCGATCTGCGAGAAGCACGGCGTGCTCATCGTGGAGGACAACCCGTACGGGCAGATCGCGTTCGACGGCGAGCCCGTCGCCCCGATCGCCGCCGACCACCGGGACAACGTGGTCCACCTCGGCACGATGTCCAAGATCTTCTCCCCGGGCGTGCGCATCGGCTGGGCGCTCGTGCCGGCCGCGCTCCAGCGCGAGTTCTACCTGTGCGCGGAATCGGCCTACATCCACGCGTCCACGTACTCGCAGATGCTCACCACCGCCTTCGTCACGCAGCTGGACTGGCAGGGCCACGTCCGCCACGTGACCGGGCTGTACCGCGAGCGGGCCGCGGCGCTCGTGGACGCGGTGCGTGAGCACTGGGACCCGGCGGTCGAGTTCATCCCCCCGCAGGGCGGCTTCTTCCTGTGGGCCACCCTGCCCGCCGGGGTGGACACCCTCGAGGTGATGCACCGCGGCATCGAGGCGGGCGCGGTGTTCGTGCCGGGGGCGGCCTTCACCCCCGTCGAGGGCAAGCACTCCACCCTGCGCCTGGCGTACTCGTTCGTGGCGGCCGAGAAGCTCGTGGAGGGCGTGCGGCGCCTGGCCCCCGCGGTGAACGAGTCGATCGCCCGGGCCCGCTGA
- a CDS encoding fumarylacetoacetate hydrolase family protein has product MTQSTPDPTPTVTEHDFTVRENRPGKVLAVHLNYPSRIAQRGRSPQAPGYFLKAGTSLARTGDTIERPAGTELLAYEGEIALIIGRTARRVSPKEGWSHVSGITAANDWGLYDLRHADKGSNVKNKSGDGYTPLGPAVISAAGLDPAALRVRTWVNGEIVQDDTTEGLVFPFGQLVADLSQLMTLEEGDVILTGTPAGSSVAQPGDVVEVEVDAPSAPGAPTTGRLVTTVVDSEHSLAPFGAQPQVDDVQREEAWGSREAAGLAPQAAAPSSSAVDENGHWVASAPQPDRSLLTPELRAKIDAIAVATLTAQLQKRGIQNATIDGPRPIHQGRRVLGYAKTLRYIPKREDLFKEFGGGFNAQKRAIDSVQPDDVVVMEARGEHGTGTLGDVLALRAQVNGANAVITDGGIRDSAAVAEVGLQVYAGATHPAVLGRRHIPWEVGGTIACGGTTVQPGDIIVGDDDGVVVIPPSLLQEVVDDAYEQELQDAWAYEQVKAGHPVDGMFPPNAEWKATFDEYRKTLPDAPAPEGDA; this is encoded by the coding sequence ATGACGCAGAGCACACCGGATCCCACGCCCACCGTCACCGAGCACGACTTCACCGTCCGGGAGAACCGGCCGGGCAAGGTGCTCGCCGTCCACCTGAACTACCCCTCCCGCATCGCCCAGCGCGGCCGGTCCCCGCAGGCCCCCGGCTACTTCCTCAAGGCCGGCACCTCCCTCGCCCGCACCGGCGACACCATCGAGCGCCCCGCCGGCACCGAGCTGCTCGCCTACGAGGGCGAGATCGCGCTGATCATCGGCCGCACCGCCCGGCGCGTCAGCCCGAAGGAGGGCTGGTCGCACGTCTCCGGCATCACCGCCGCCAACGACTGGGGCCTCTACGACCTCCGCCACGCGGACAAGGGCTCCAACGTCAAGAACAAGTCCGGCGACGGCTACACCCCGCTCGGCCCCGCGGTGATCTCCGCCGCGGGCCTGGACCCGGCCGCCCTGCGCGTGCGCACCTGGGTCAACGGCGAGATCGTCCAGGACGACACCACCGAGGGCCTCGTCTTCCCGTTCGGCCAGCTCGTGGCCGACCTCTCGCAGCTCATGACGCTCGAGGAGGGCGACGTCATCCTCACCGGCACCCCCGCCGGGTCCTCCGTGGCCCAGCCGGGCGACGTCGTCGAGGTGGAGGTGGACGCCCCCAGCGCCCCCGGCGCACCGACCACCGGCCGCCTGGTGACGACGGTCGTCGACTCGGAGCACTCCCTGGCCCCGTTCGGCGCGCAGCCGCAGGTGGACGACGTGCAGCGCGAGGAGGCCTGGGGCTCCCGCGAGGCCGCCGGTCTGGCCCCGCAGGCCGCGGCGCCGTCGTCGTCCGCGGTGGACGAGAACGGCCACTGGGTCGCGAGCGCCCCGCAGCCGGACCGCTCCCTGCTGACCCCGGAGCTGCGCGCCAAGATCGACGCCATCGCGGTGGCCACCCTCACCGCCCAGCTGCAGAAGCGCGGCATCCAGAACGCGACCATCGACGGCCCGCGCCCGATCCACCAGGGTCGGCGCGTCCTCGGCTACGCCAAGACCCTGCGCTACATCCCCAAGCGCGAGGACCTGTTCAAGGAGTTCGGCGGCGGCTTCAACGCCCAGAAGCGGGCCATCGACTCGGTGCAGCCGGACGACGTGGTGGTCATGGAGGCCCGTGGCGAGCACGGCACCGGCACCCTCGGGGACGTCCTGGCCCTGCGCGCCCAGGTGAACGGTGCGAACGCCGTGATCACGGACGGCGGCATCCGCGACTCCGCCGCCGTCGCCGAGGTCGGTCTCCAGGTGTACGCCGGCGCCACGCACCCGGCGGTGCTGGGCCGCCGTCACATCCCGTGGGAGGTCGGCGGCACCATCGCCTGCGGCGGCACCACCGTGCAGCCCGGCGACATCATCGTCGGCGACGACGACGGTGTGGTGGTCATCCCGCCGTCCCTGCTCCAGGAGGTCGTGGACGACGCCTACGAGCAGGAGCTCCAGGACGCCTGGGCGTACGAGCAGGTCAAGGCCGGCCACCCGGTGGACGGGATGTTCCCCCCGAACGCCGAGTGGAAGGCCACGTTCGACGAGTACCGCAAGACCCTGCCGGACGCCCCGGCCCCGGAGGGCGACGCCTGA
- a CDS encoding GntR family transcriptional regulator, giving the protein MRRTDIGTVGLAGAPVSKADRAYQAILEGIRDQRHEPGDRLVLSQIAAELGMSVVPVREAIRRLQSEMLVAYERNVGATVVGIDPVEYRHTMETLALVEGFSTAQCAPHVTAEDLAAAREVNATMRAMTASERAWDPVAFTELNRRFHSILFEHHQNEHVHDLVHRGWNRLAALRSSTFAYVPGRAVASVDEHEHLLRLIEDGARFEEIEAAARAHRLNTLHAYLEHSAEPSS; this is encoded by the coding sequence ATGCGCCGGACGGACATCGGAACGGTCGGCCTCGCAGGAGCCCCCGTCTCCAAGGCGGACCGCGCCTACCAGGCCATCCTCGAGGGGATCCGGGACCAGCGCCACGAGCCGGGCGACCGCCTGGTGCTGTCCCAGATCGCCGCGGAGTTGGGCATGTCCGTGGTGCCCGTGCGGGAGGCGATCCGCCGCCTGCAGTCCGAGATGCTGGTGGCCTACGAGCGCAACGTGGGCGCCACCGTGGTGGGCATCGACCCGGTCGAGTACCGCCACACCATGGAGACGCTGGCACTGGTGGAGGGGTTCTCCACCGCCCAGTGCGCCCCGCACGTGACCGCCGAGGACCTCGCGGCGGCCCGTGAGGTGAACGCGACCATGCGCGCGATGACGGCGTCGGAGAGGGCCTGGGACCCGGTGGCGTTCACCGAGCTCAACCGCCGCTTCCACTCGATCCTGTTCGAGCATCACCAGAACGAGCACGTGCACGACCTGGTGCACCGCGGCTGGAACCGCCTGGCCGCGCTGCGCTCGTCCACGTTCGCGTACGTGCCCGGTCGGGCGGTGGCCTCCGTGGACGAGCACGAGCACCTGCTGCGCCTGATCGAGGACGGGGCGCGCTTCGAGGAGATCGAGGCCGCCGCCCGCGCCCACCGCCTGAACACCCTGCACGCCTACCTGGAGCACAGCGCCGAGCCGTCTTCGTGA